The sequence below is a genomic window from Ciceribacter thiooxidans.
CATGTTGCGGCTGACGAGATCGGCCCATTCGCGCTGCTGCTCCGGCGTCCGTTCGATACCTCCGAGCGCCTTGAGCCGCTCGACCTCCGCCAATTCCCGAGCGCGTCGGTCTTCCTTATCCTCGATCTTGCGGCGCCGGTATTCCGCGTCGGCAGCATGGTCTCTGTCCCGCTTCTTGCGAATATGGAAAGCGACGCCGCAGGACCTGAGGCCGGCATCCGGAATGCTGCGGCAGCCGAGCGCACGCAGCCGTTCATGGATTGCGTTTCGCATATCCCTACCCTTTCCTTCTGTTGCAGGAGCGCCGTCATTCCGCGGCCTCCGCCTGTTGCTCCATAGCCAAGAGGATCTTCTGTCGCGTGGAAAAGCGCGGCTCCCGCCCGTTCCTTAGCTGAAACACAAAGAGCGGATCGCCCGCGAAACGCTTTCCGAACTGCGTCGGACTAATCTCCTGACGCGCAATGTAGCCTTCGACTTTGGCTCTAAAGGTCTCGATGTCCGACATCGCAGACTCCAATAGGACTATAACTATTTCCAGTAGGTATAATCCTATTCGCCAGATGTCAATTCCTATGCAAGTGAATTTCCATGGACATCGTTCGCAAAACCATCGCCAAGCGTATGAAGGACCGGAACCTTACCTATAAGGAGGTATCCGAGCGGCTCGGTCGCAACTCTGCCTACATGCAACAATTCATGGAGCGCAACGTCCCGGCTACGCTTAAGGAAAAGGACAGAATTCGCCTCGCCGAGCTGCTCGATCTCAGTGAGGAGCAGTTGGGTGGGCGGCCGGCGGAAGTGCCAATGCCGGCCCGCGCATCCGGCATGATTCCTGAGATCGATCTGGTCGCCGGCCTCGGGGGCGGCGGTGTCGCAACGCTGGAGCAGAGCAGCGAGAACGGCGTAACATTCGCCCGCGAAGCGATACGCGACTACTGGCGGTTACCGGAATGGCTGATGAACCGTCTTTCAATCCGGCACGGCGCACTTGCTTGCTTTCCTGCGCAGGGAGATTCAATGGCGCCGACCATCAGTGACGGCGACGTTGTATTTATCGACACGCGCCATCGCGTACCTTCTCCACCGGGCATCTATGCGCTGGCCGATGAATTCGGAGGTGTAGTTGTCAAGAGACTCGAAGTAACCTCGCGCCCAGGGGCTGATGTGATTACGGTGAAAATCTCATCAGACAACCCGCGCCATGGCGAAAGGGAACTCACGCTCGACGAAATTCACATTCTTGGGCGCTATCTCGGGAGATTTACGATCTGAAGCCTACAGCAACGATCATCACCTTTAGCATCCTGTTCCTTAGCCGCGTCGCTATGGCCAGCGAGATCGAGGAGCTCGCTGCCTGCGACCAGTCGATTGCCGCTCGCCAGCCGGTGCCAAGCCTCTACCATCGGATGTCATACACGCATAGCACCCACAAATTTACCCGCGACGAGTTCGCGGCGCTCATGAAGAAGCTGGGGGCATCCGAGGAGGCGGTCAACCGCCAGCTTCTCAAGATTGATGCCGGCACGCTCACACCAACGGACGTGACATACATCATCGATTATGAGGCGACGACCTCATCCGCCGCGATCGTTCACAAGAGATCAGAGTGCGTTATTCGCATCAACCGTCCAGATGACAAACTGATCATGGAACTCGTGCGCGTCGACGGCCTGTCTCTCTGGCAGTATCAGGCCCGCAGGCCTTAGTTCTCAATCAGAAATCAGCCCGCTTGATCGCAATAGGCATAATCCTATTTTTCCTATTGACCGAATGATAGGAATTTGCCTATTCTCTCTCCATCCCGCCTCCCCTGACCTCCCAGGGCGGGATGACCGCAAGCCCCCGCCGCCGGCTCCCACCCCCTCGGCCGGCGGCGGGCGGTCGAGGGGAGGATCACAACGATTGGATGACGCCTATGCCTGCAAGGAAGAACACCGAGACCAGCGCCATCGCCGAACGGATGGCGAACTACGCAATCGAGACCGGCGAAGGCATGACCCGCCTCGACCTCAAGCGCCAGGGCTTCACCGAGGACGAGATCGAAGCCTTCTCGCACGAAGCCGCGATCATCGTCGCCGAGCGCTCCACCCGCCGCGTCGCCTGACGCCTCCGCTCCGGTTTCCGCAGCCTCCCACGGCGCTTTGCCAGCTGCGGTTTCCCGAACGGAAGCAAAGGAGAAGACCATGCCATTCAAGTTCGATCTCGGCGCGGAAGTCGTCGAGGCAGTCACCGGGTTCAAGGGGTTCGTTACCGGACGTTCGGATTACATCGCCGGATGCCGCCAGTATTGCGTCATGCCGAAGGCGAAGGAAGACGGCAGCCTCATGCGAGCGGAATGGTTCGATGAGGAACGGCTGTCTGCCACGGGAGAGAGCATCGCCATCGCCGGTACGCCGACCGGCGGGCCTGCCGGCGCCGAATGCGCGCCGACCCGCTGACCTGATCCGCTCCGGTTTCCGCAGCTTTTCCGCTGCGGTTTCCAGAACGGATGAAGGACGGCGATCCGATGATGAACCTCATGACATATGGCGCGTCAGCCGCGCCAGCCGGGATTTTCGGGGAACGTCCCTGCGTTATGCGCCAGCAAATGGCGCGTCACGCTCTGCCACAACGTGACCTTCATACGCGGCTTGTCGCCGCCAAGGATGGCGCATGTTGCCTGATTGTCAGCAATGGCGTCGAGCGCCCTCAGGGTCGGCGGCTCGTCCGCGTAGATGCGCAGGAGATCGGCATTCCAGCGGGCGCAATCGTCTTCGGTCGGGTGCCGGCTTTCTTCGAGGGTCGCCAGAACCGCATAGTATCGCTGTTGCAGGATCTGATGATCGCGCGCCCTTCCGGAAAAATCAAAGACGAGCTGCAGTGCACCGATTCCGGCGACCGCGAAGCCGATTGTCACAATGTAGGCGCCGGCCGCGATATCTGCCGCATAGCTCGTGCCGCCGATGATGACGGCGAAGTTGAAGATGCGGTTCACACTGTCGAGAAACCCGCGTCGCGCCGCATGATAGAGGGCGTTTCGCAGGGCCGTGTGCTTCAGTTCATGCACCTTTTCTTCGCAGTCATCGTCGGCGGCAGTCATCGTCATTTTTCCTTTCTTGGCGGCGGGGGCCGATTGCCGACGCCACGCGTGATGTCCTGCGTCTTGCCGGAAGAGTCGTCGACGCCGACCCGTGGCGGGCGCGGCGGTGGCGGCGATGGCGGCTTGTTCTTGTCAGTCATGGAGATCGTCTCCTGGTGGGGTTTGCACTGGGTGATGAAGGTGCGTGGCCGTCCTGCTTTGACGGCCATGCACCGCCTGAAATCATCATGCGCCGTTTCTTCGGCCGCAAGCATGCGTTGCATCGCTCGCAACGATATCCACCACAATTCAGGGGAATTCCGCCAGCTGCGGTTTCCCGAACGGATGAAGGAGGCAAATCATGCTCCGCTCGCAGTCCCTCGCAATCTCATGTCACCCGTCCCGCGCCCGGATGCGCCTTCGCGCGCTCGGCCTTTATCTCCGCCGGCCGGATATCGAGCTTGCCGCCGCCGGCGCCATCGCGCTCGCCCTCGGCTTCTTCGCTGCAACGCAGATCTGAGGTGCACCATGGCCACCCTCACCATCCACATCGACGAGGCGACCGAGGCGCGGCTGCGCCAGATCGCCGAGGAGCGCGGGTTTTCCGAGCTGCAGGCGCTGGCGGAGTTCGCCGTCGCCGTGGCGGCGCGGGAATACTTCGACACGCCGAGCCGCATAGATCGCGATCCGGTCCGGCAGGAGACACCCAATGTCCCCGCTCATTGAGGCGCTCACGGTTGCCGCCGGCCATCCCGGCGCCGTCATCGCCGCATCCGTGACAGGCGCGGCGCTCGCTACCGCCGGCTATTTCGGCTTCCGCATCGTCCACGACAGCCGCAATGCACCGCGCGTCGCCGCGGCCGAGCTGCGCTGCGTGGAAGCGCAGGCGGCGATTTCCTACGCCATCACCCTGCCGGTCTTCGACGCGCGAAAGTTCATGAACACCTTTCTCCACGGCGATCCCCGCATGGTCGTGAACCTCTGGCCGGACTGGCCGGACTGGCGCGACCGCTACATCGCCGTCGAGATGGATATCAGGCTCTAGACGAGGACAGATCAGATGCACGCGCCCCACCTCTGCACCATCCTGCCCTTCCCCGCCCGCAGCATTGGCCCGCGGCCCGTCCTGCCGCCGGTGGATGATTTCGCCGTCGAGCAGCTCGGCCACGCCGAGGATCACCTCGCCGTCATCACGGCGGATATCGAGGCCGCGCGGGAAAGCGCGCTTTCAGGGATCCGCCTCGAGGGCCTCGGCGGCGTGCGCAGCGGCCGCACGCTGCTCTGGGCCTGCCGGCTCGTGCTCACCCTCGTGAACCTGCGCGGCAATCCGGAGGAGGACCACGATCTTTCCCGCGCCGCCCGCGCCTGGCTCCAGCGAAGGGGGCAAGCGAATGGCTGATCCGAAGAAAGCGTCCGCGCCGGCGCTCATCCTCTTCCGGGTGCATTTCGCCGGCGGCGACAAGGTCGACGTCAACGGCGCCGACGCCGCCGATGTCCGCCGCAGGGTCGAGAGGCAATCGGCCCAGAAGATCGAGAAAATCAAGCGCGTCAGGGAGAATGACTGATGGCTGAAGTAATTCCGGTTAAGGAGTTTCACCGCAGGCTCAATGCACAGGGCGTATCGGGCAGGCAGCATGTTGCGCTCAGGTGCCCGATGTGCGGCACGGTCCAGTCGGCGACGAGCCTGATCAAGGCAGGTGCAGGCAGTGATTTCGACGCGGTCGAAAAGTATCTCGGCTTCTCCTGCGTCGGCCGCTTCACCGGCGCCGGATCGCCGAGAGAGAAGCCGGACGGAGAGCCGTGCAACTGGACCCTCGGCGGAGTGTTCACGCTGCATACACTCGAGGTCGAAACCACAGACGGCAAGAGGCATCCGCGTTTCGAGGTGGCAACGCCGGAAGAAGCGCAAGCGCTGGAGGCCTCTCATGGCTGACGAAGAGGACGATATCGTGACGATCGAAGAAGGCGCAATCGAACGCATTTACGAGGCTGTCGCCGAGCGTCGGCCGCACGCCGAAATACTGCAGATGATCTATGACGCGTTCGGGGTGGAATGGGCATTGCGCCCCCCCTGCTGGCGGAAAAGGTTGCGCGGCTCGTTCATCCGGAGGCCTTCGCCCATGGCTGATCCGTGGTTCAAGGTGCATCAGTCCTCCTTCAAGGAGGCTTTCGGCATGGTGATGTCGGCGGTCGAGACAAGGTCGAAGATCGACATCCTGTCCCACGTTTTGCTGAGCACCGAAAACGGCGTGCTGACGCTCCGGGCGACGGACCTTGATCTGCAGATCGATACGGAATGCGAGGCATTCGACGCCGCCGCCGATATTGCCGTTGCACTGCCCGCGGAACGTCTCCGCGCTCTTGTGGCGAGCCTGCCGGAAACCGGCGAGGTGTCGTTCGGTCAGGGTCGCTTCGCCGATCAGGTCGCCGTGTCCTGCGGCGCAACCCGCATTTCCATGCCGTGCCTGCCGGGCGCCGATTTCCCGACGATCGTGACGAGCCATGCTGATCATTGGTTCATGGTCGACGGGCCGGAACTCGCATCGGCGATCGCCCGAACGGAATTCGGGCTCAATAACAAGGAACACCGCATCTATCTCACGGGCTTCTGCCTGCGCGACGAGGAGGTCGACGGAAAGCCGATCCTGACCGTGATCGCGACGGATGGCCTGAGCTTCGGTCGCGTCCGCTGCCGTCGCGTCGAGCAGCCGCATATGCCCGCGATCGGTCCGAACTACCGGCATGTTATCGTGCCGAGAAAGGGTGCGGAGGCGATCCGCAAGCTGTTCGACGCGAGCCGCAAGGACTGCCGCCTGTCGGCGACGGACGCGACGCTGACGGCGGCAAGCGGCGGCACCACGATCGTCACCAAGCTCGTCGACGCGGTCTATCCGATCTACGACGCCGTCATTCCTAGACTGGATGGCCTCGTCGCGGAGTGCGCGACGGCCGACCTGGTCGCGAGCGTCAAGCGCGTCGGCGTCGTCGCGGACAACCGCGACACGGATGCGATCCGCTTCATTGTCGAGCGGGATCGCATACGGCTGGAACTGGTCGGCACGAACGGCGGCATTGGAGCCGATGCCATTCCCTGCCAGTCCAGCGCGGAAACCAGATTCATCGTCGGCATGAACGGCCATCAGCTGATCCGCCTTCTCGACAGCGTCTCGACGGATCGCGTCCGCATGCATCTGACGGACGGCGCGACCGGCGTCGTGTTCATCCCAGACGGCAAGGAAGACGAAACATACGTGCTCGCGCCGATGCGCTGGCGCAATGCGCCGGGAATGGATGCGGAAGATGCAGCCGCGTGAACAAGGGCGCCACACTTACCGCGAGGCGGCCATGCTTAACATCGCCATCACCCTTCAGCCGGCGCTTGCCGAGACGCTACAGCGGGCCGCGCACCGCCACGGCATCAACCGTTGCCAGGTCATCCGTGAGGCGCTGCAGCTCTGGCTCCAGCTCGACGGCGTCATGACTGAGGGCAAGCGCTTCCTCGTCGCCGGCGACGGCGAGGAAAAGGAAATCCTGCTCGTCGGCCTCACCCCCGCAATACGCCCCGGACGTCAGGAGAAACGGACATGACGAGAACCGACGAACATGAATTGCGGCCGATCTACGCCGATGGCGGCATAGGGAAACGCCTCATGGATGCAATGGAGCGGAGTCTCGAAGACTACGTCTATTCGCCGGATGAAGCGGATGACCACGAACCGACCGAGTGGGAAAGAACGTTGATGCAGGATTTCCTGTATGGCGCCTTCAACGAGGAGGTTTCGGCGATCCTGCAGGAAGCTGCTCGCTCCGCGATGGAGCACAAGCCGGACTTTTCCGCCGCCGACCTGCTGCAATCGGCCCTGCGTGATCAATCCATCGCCAATCTCTCCGGGATCGACGAATCCATGGACATCATGCGCCATGTCGTCGAGTGGCTCCGGAAGGCCGTCGACAGTCAGCAGAGCCACGCCGCCCATGCCGTCAAGACCGAAAGCCCGTGGCAGTGGTGGGCAGGCAAAGACGAGGAATGGTGCACCGTCGGCCCGGAGGATACCCGCAAGGCCATCATTCAGGCAGCGACGGGCGATGAACTCGGAGAATGCCAGGATGACGGCGGCGCATGGCATCTCTCGTTCCATATCGTCGAGGCCCGTCAGGATCCGCTGCGGCTCGCCGACTGGATCGAGACCTATAAGCTGCTCGAACGCGCGGAGGAAAACTTCGCCGATGGCGACCGCAGGGCCGACGAACACGACGACGGCCCGTGGTTCGAATGCTCGCCGGAGCAGGAGAAGGACCTCGCCGAGCGCATAAAGCGCGCCTGCGACGAATGGCAGGCCGCCCACGGCCTCGTCTTCACCTGCTCGACCTTCAGCCATACCCGCAACAGCGAGCACATCACCGTCGACCACCCGGCAAATGCCAAAGCGGCGGAGGGCTCTGACAATGGCTGATCTTCTGCCCTGCCCGTTCTGCGGCGGTGAAGCTGAGCAAGATTTCCAGCAGGCGTACCGCGCCATGCAGACCGGTCGCATCGATCA
It includes:
- the dnaN gene encoding DNA polymerase III subunit beta; translated protein: MADEEDDIVTIEEGAIERIYEAVAERRPHAEILQMIYDAFGVEWALRPPCWRKRLRGSFIRRPSPMADPWFKVHQSSFKEAFGMVMSAVETRSKIDILSHVLLSTENGVLTLRATDLDLQIDTECEAFDAAADIAVALPAERLRALVASLPETGEVSFGQGRFADQVAVSCGATRISMPCLPGADFPTIVTSHADHWFMVDGPELASAIARTEFGLNNKEHRIYLTGFCLRDEEVDGKPILTVIATDGLSFGRVRCRRVEQPHMPAIGPNYRHVIVPRKGAEAIRKLFDASRKDCRLSATDATLTAASGGTTIVTKLVDAVYPIYDAVIPRLDGLVAECATADLVASVKRVGVVADNRDTDAIRFIVERDRIRLELVGTNGGIGADAIPCQSSAETRFIVGMNGHQLIRLLDSVSTDRVRMHLTDGATGVVFIPDGKEDETYVLAPMRWRNAPGMDAEDAAA
- a CDS encoding S24 family peptidase, translating into MDIVRKTIAKRMKDRNLTYKEVSERLGRNSAYMQQFMERNVPATLKEKDRIRLAELLDLSEEQLGGRPAEVPMPARASGMIPEIDLVAGLGGGGVATLEQSSENGVTFAREAIRDYWRLPEWLMNRLSIRHGALACFPAQGDSMAPTISDGDVVFIDTRHRVPSPPGIYALADEFGGVVVKRLEVTSRPGADVITVKISSDNPRHGERELTLDEIHILGRYLGRFTI
- a CDS encoding CopG family transcriptional regulator; its protein translation is MLNIAITLQPALAETLQRAAHRHGINRCQVIREALQLWLQLDGVMTEGKRFLVAGDGEEKEILLVGLTPAIRPGRQEKRT
- a CDS encoding VVA0879 family protein; this translates as MAEVIPVKEFHRRLNAQGVSGRQHVALRCPMCGTVQSATSLIKAGAGSDFDAVEKYLGFSCVGRFTGAGSPREKPDGEPCNWTLGGVFTLHTLEVETTDGKRHPRFEVATPEEAQALEASHG